One part of the Malus sylvestris chromosome 2, drMalSylv7.2, whole genome shotgun sequence genome encodes these proteins:
- the LOC126591984 gene encoding uncharacterized protein LOC126591984 — MRRELLTWSFFILSLVVHSACESTSNPNTGDYTPLKEQHDHLQLKDVYDLMNKSSRKDHQRMHEFRPLRLSQRARPANGGASDLSRTRPSKGAASSVLAKPPTFFLSAVFRHVAVGLIIFALY; from the exons ATGAGAAGAGAATTACTAACATGGTCCTTTTTTATTCTCAGTCTAGTTGTTCATTCTGCATGTGAAAGCACTTCCAACCCTAACACCGGAGATTACACACCTCTGAAGGAGCAGCATGATCACCTTCAGCTTAAGG ATGTATATGATTTGATGAACAAATCAAGCAGAAAAGACCATCAAAGAATGCATGAATTTCGGCCTTTAAGGCTCTCCCAGAGAGCAAGGCCAGCCAACGGTGGTGCCTCCGACCTTAGCCGCACCCGTCCCAGCAAGGGTGCGGCAAGCTCTGTACTAGCTAAACCCCCCACTTTCTTCCTCTCCGCAGTGTTCAGGCATGTTGCTGTTGGATTGATCATCTTTGCTCTGTATTGA
- the LOC126591954 gene encoding F-box protein SKIP1-like: MDTTDTEETVTESGSDWAELTQECLINILGRLTLENRWSGAMLVCKPWLQVCKDPCLNSAFDLEPLFDLERPFESERWWTPEFERRIDSMLRSVVHWSAGSLKQIRTRHCSDQSLSHVAQRCPNLEVLSIKSCPNVTDSSMADIAVRCPMIRELDISYCHEVSHESLVLIGRNCPNLKILKRNMLNWLDPSEYTGVVPDEYLKTCPQDGNSEAAAIGKSMPNLEHFELRFSKVSAKGFTLISVGCPNLEYLDLFGCVNLTSRDIENTTSNLKNLKEIKKPNFYIPRSVFHSERYGHWRLYDGRFQTDVFRI, translated from the exons ATGGACACAACCGACACCGAAGAAACTGTGACAGAGTCCGGCTCGGACTGGGCCGAGTTGACCCAGGAGTGCCTGATCAATATCCTGGGTCGGCTCACCCTGGAGAACCGATGGAGTGGGGCGATGCTGGTCTGCAAGCCGTGGCTGCAGGTGTGCAAGGATCCCTGCCTCAACTCAGCCTTCGACCTCGAGCCGCTGTTCGACCTCGAGCGGCCGTTCGAATCCGAGAGGTGGTGGACTCCGGAGTTCGAGCGGCGGATCGATTCCATGCTCCGATCTGTCGTCCATTGGAGCGCCGGCTCGTTGAAACAGATTCGTACCAGGCACTGCTCCGACCAGTCTCTCTCGCACGTCGCTCAGAG GTGCCCGAACCTCGAGGTTCTTTCGATCAAGAGCTGCCCGAATGTGACTGATTCGTCCATGGCTGATATAGCGGTTCGCTGCCCCATGATCCGGGAACTTGATATCAGCTATTGCCATGAAGTATCTCATGAGTCTCTGGTGTTGATTGGGAGGAACTGCCCAAATCTGAAAATCTTGAAGCGGAATATGCTGAACTGGTTAGATCCATCCGAATACACTGGAGTTGTTCCAGATGAGTACTTAAAAACTTGCCCTCAGGATGGAAATTCAGAAGCTGCTGCAATTGGCAAATCTATGCCAAATTTGGAGCACTTTGAACTTCGGTTCTCAAAGGTATCGGCTAAAGGGTTTACTTTGATATCTGTAGGATGTCCAAATCTCGAGTACTTGGATTTATTTGGGTGTGTGAACTTGACTAGCCGGGATATTGAGAACACAACATCCAATCTGAAGAATTTGAAGGAGATTAAAAAGCCAAACTTCTACATTCCACGGTCAGTCTTCCATTCGGAGAGGTATGGCCATTGGAGGTTGTATGACGGGCGATTCCAGACAGATGTTTTCAGAATCTAG
- the LOC126591997 gene encoding UPF0057 membrane protein At4g30660-like, with the protein MPSRCEIFCEILIAILLPPLGVCLRHGCCTVEFCICLLLTLLGYIPGIIYALYAIVFINRDEYFDDYRRPLYASSSD; encoded by the exons ATGCCGAGTCGCTGCGAGATCTTTTGCGAGATTCTGATCGCAATTTTGCTCCCTCCGCTGGGCGTTTGTCTCCGGCACGGCTGCTGCACC GTGGAGTTCTGCATATGCTTGCTGCTGACGCTGCTGGGGTACATTCCGGGAATCATCTACGCCCTCTACGCCATCGTCTTCATCAATCGCGACGAGTACTTCGATGACTACCGGCGCCCCCTCTACGCCTCCTCCTCGGATTAA
- the LOC126591936 gene encoding uncharacterized protein LOC126591936 gives MEFKFRSVDERPPPPSPSSAVSYFSSEQAAFRGQTAALITSTLAAISTQPNFAPPRTPPPSIFRNPDMRLNLDRAQNPRSVRDELIERQLEKEMIREEIIAAEIARRWALEAEVRRELMLEREIAMRRPAGEGLGFDQDRFGAMRFDHRVYHSFDDDRFGFFASRAPAAFDSFTWRRQPEPLTNGFNALPAPPTLDLNNKDKLIILAKPDPNLSGVKRKTPPTVSASELPAFGLKKKPKEEWSCALCHVSATSEKGLIHHINGKKHQAKEARLRAQKPSSSNAQSSKKAANFSEPKKINGIRSTELRAKQVRKSLDHNETSDISNQKIQEQGTSKKEKEEPPMLKDQCGEVLKNKDEVKMVEGLETKEDVKKQKTFKFWCESCKIGAYNLKVWSSHISGKKHIARSQEPTQINIPIASFMASSEASKDAEDTDAAKEVQEKISTATAISSSEASIKAEDSDAAKEAHQKIPTPTAIPSAEASKDAEDADTAKEAQEKFNGIMIALMRIHNTAVAKEANNSAEIVVADTDK, from the exons ATGGAGTTCAAATTCCGATCGGTGGACGAGAGGCCGCCGCCGCCGTCGCCTTCTTCCGCCGTCAGCTACTTCTCCTCCGAGCAAGCCGCATTCCGAG GCCAAACAGCTGCTCTTATTACTTCGACTCTGGCGGCGATTTCAACACAACCGAATTTTGCGCCACCACGAACGCCGCCGCCGTCGATTTTCCGGAATCCGGATATGAGATTGAACCTGGACCGGGCCCAGAACCCGAGGTCCGTCCGTGACGAGTTGATCGAGCGTCAGCTGGAGAAGGAGATGATCAGGGAGGAGATTATCGCGGCCGAGATAGCGCGACGGTGGGCTCTCGAAGCGGAGGTGAGGAGGGAACTCATGCTGGAGCGGGAAATCGCCATGCGAAGACCCGCTGGCGAAGGGCTCGGTTTTGATCAGGACCGGTTCGGTGCGATGCGGTTCGACCACAGAGTCTACCACTCCTTCGATGATGACCGGTTCGGATTCTTCGCTTCTCGTGCGCCCGCCGCATTTGATAGTTTCACGTGGCGGCGGCAGCCGGAACCTCTGACCAATGGCTTCAACGCGCTTCCGGCTCCTCCTACTTTAGACCTCAACAACAAGGACAAGTTGATCATACTG GCGAAACCTGATCCAAATCTCTCCGGAGTCAAGCGGAAAACACCACCAACAGTGAGTGCAAGTGAGCTACCCGCATTTGGGTTGAAAAAGAAACCCAAGGAGGAATGGAGCTGCGCCCTGTGCCATGTTAGTGCAACAAGTGAGAAAGGCTTGATTCATCACATTAACGGTAAGAAGCACCAAGCCAAGGAAGCAAGACTGAGAGCTCAGAAACCAAGCTCCAGCAATGCACAATCGTCAAAGAAAGCTGCAAACTTTTCTGAGCCTAAGAAGATCAATGGCATCAGAAGCACAGAATTGAGGGCCAAACAAGTTAGAAAATCGCTTGACCATAATGAAACCAGTGACATTTCCAACCAGAAAATACAGGAACAAGGCAcctcaaaaaaggaaaaagaggagCCGCCAATGCTGAAAGACCAATGTGGAGAGGTTCTCAAGAACAAGGACGAGGTTAAAATGGTGGAAGGACTGGAGACAAAAGAAGATGTAAAGAAACAGAAGACATTTAAGTTTTGGTGTGAAAGTTGTAAAATTGGTGCCTATAATCTAAAGGTGTGGTCGTCTCATATAAGTGGGAAGAAGCACATTGCTAGGAGTCAGGAACCTACACAGATTAATATTCCGATTGCAAGTTTCATGGCATCATCGGAGGCTAGCAAGGACGCAGAAGATACTGATGCGGCCAAAGAAGTGCAGGAGAAGATTTCGACAGCCACTGCCATTTCATCATCAGAGGCTAGTATCAAGGCAGAAGATTCTGATGCGGCCAAAGAAGCGCACCAGAAGATTCCAACACCCACTGCCATACCATCAGCAGAGGCTAGTAAGGATGCAGAAGATGCTGACACGGCCAAAGAAGCACAGGAGAAGTTCAATGGCATCATGATCGCGCTAATGAGAATTCATAACACTGCTGTGGCAAAAGAAGCAAATAACAGTGCAGAAATTGTTGTTGCAGACACAGATAAATGA
- the LOC126591973 gene encoding uncharacterized protein LOC126591973 — MKKMKGVVSDAVEDQRTRFKHQSLMQDYEELQKDADAMKKKLQMMKQKKSTLVAEVRFLRRRYNYLMGNQSTHTRPKQDVVKTHNLDTQRVTYLKGKSSSKKESASRCPLPALDLNKKEKVKHGMEDIVRKPPPKFDLNLNARALGGKEATLRTPTPNFDLNKKERVQSGKDTAKRKSTPVFDLNQISREEEEEEFQANYESMRMEEPNKTLHRGGNDDQHNDMKLLACRTIGSGSNRSGKRKITWQDQVALRV; from the exons atgaagaagatgaagggggTTGTTTCTGATGCTGTGGAGGACCAGAGGACCAGGTTCAAGCACCAGAGTCTCATGCAAGACTATGAGGAGCTGCAGAAG GATGCAGATGCTATGAAGAAGAAATTGCAGATGATGAAACAGAAAAAGTCTACGCTCGTAGCCGAAGTAAG GTTTTTGAGGAGAAGATACAATTACTTAATGGGGAATCAGTCAACACACACTCGACCAAAGCAAGACGTTGTGAAAACACACAATCTAGATACCCAACGCGTGACCTATCTGAAGGGAAAGAGTTCCAGTAAGAAGGAATCAGCATCGCGATGCCCTCTGCCTGCATTAGACttgaacaaaaaggaaaaggttAAACATGGAATGGAAGACATCGTGCGGAAACCTCCTCCAAAATTTGACTTAAACCTTAATGCAAGGGCTCTTGGCGGAAAGGAAGCTACTTTGCGAACCCCCACTCCAAACTTTGACTTGAATAAGAAGGAAAGGGTTCAGAGCGGGAAGGACACGGCAAAGCGGAAGAGCACTCCGGTTTTTGACTTGAACCAGATTTCG agagaggaggaggaggaggaatttCAAGCGAATTATGAGTCGATGAGGATGGAGGAGCCCAACAAAACTTTACACAGAGGGGGAAATGACGATCAGCACAATGACATGAAGCTCCTGGCTTGCAGGACCATCGGGAGTGGGTCAAACCGATCCGGGAAGAGGAAGATTACTTGGCAAGATCAGGTGGCTTTACGGGTCTGA
- the LOC126591928 gene encoding uncharacterized protein LOC126591928, protein MLEQLLIFTRGGLILWTCKELGNALKGSPIDTLIRSCLLEERSGLASFDYSAPGAAYTLKWTFHNELGLVFVAVYQKILHLLYVDELLSMVKHEFSEIYDPKRTVYADFDETFRQLKKEAEARAEELKKSKQVGKPVNNKKQGLVHKGGLGGDKKKNEGGLASDGGDGDNMKGRKLENGISNGNHVDFKESNGTANGKENTSSNLGAFDVNKLQKLRSKAGKKTEKTATVDSKSSKAEPKKKITKKNRVWDDKPPESKLDFTDPIGENGDNNIEVVAADHGDSMMDKEEDFSSESEEEEEEDVGKESKPDKQKKGWFSSMFQSIAGKANLERSDLEPALKALKDRLMTKNVAEEIAEKLCESVAASLEGKKLASFTRISSTVQTAMEDALVRILTPRRSIDILRDVHAAKEQRKPYVVVFVGVNGVGKSTNLAKVAYWLQQHNVSVMMAACDTFRSGAVEQLRTHARRLQIPIFEKGYEKDPAVVAKEAIQEATHNGSDVVLVDTAGRMQDNEPLMRALSKLVNLNNPDLVLFVGEALVGNDAVDQLSKFNQKLADLSTSQNPRLIDGILLTKFDTIDDKVGAALSMVYISGAPVMFVGCGQSYTDLKKLNVKSIVKTLLK, encoded by the exons ATGTTAGAACAGTTACTGATATTTACTAGAGGAGGATTAATTCTCTGGACATGCAAAGAGCTTGGAAATGCTCTTAAGGGATCTCCAATCGACACCTTGATCCGATCGTGTCTTTTGGAGGAACGGTCTGGTTTAGCTTCTTTCGATTACAGTGCCCCTGGGGCTGCTTACACTCTCAAATGGACGTTCCACAATGAGCTCGGTCTTGTGTTTGTCGCTGTTTATCAGAAGATCCTCCATCTGTTGTATGTGGATGAACTGCTTTCGATGGTGAAACATGAGTTTTCGGAGATTTATGATCCAAAAAGGACAGTGTATGCTGACTTTGATGAAACTTTTCGACAACTGAAGAAGGAGGCTGAGGCTAGGGCTGAGGAATTGAAGAAGTCGAAGCAGGTGGGTAAGCCTGTGAACAATAAGAAGCAAGGGCTGGTGCATAAGGGGGGACTTGGAGGAgacaagaaaaagaatgaaGGTGGTTTGGCAAGTGATGGTGGGGATGGTGATAATATGAAGGGCCGTAAATTGGAGAATGGGATCTCCAACGGTAATCACGTGGATTTCAAAGAATCTAATGGTACTGCTAACGGAAAAGAAAATACTAGTTCCAATCTTGGGGCTTTTGATGTAAATAAGCTTCAGAAACTTAGATCTAAGGCTGGGAAGAAGACAGAGAAAACAGCTACTGTTGATAGCAAGAGCTCCAAGGCTGAGCCAAAAAAGAAGATAACAAAGAAGAATAGAGTTTGGGATGATAAACCTCCTGAGTCGAAACTGGATTTTACAGATCCTATAGGTGAGAACGGAGACAACAATATTGAGGTCGTGGCAGCAGATCACGGTGACAGTATGATGGACAAAGAAGAGGATTTCAGTAGTGAAagtgaggaggaagaggaagaggatgtTGGGAAGGAAAGCAAACCTGATAAGCAAAAGAAGGGGTGGTTTTCATCCATGTTCCAGAG TATTGCTGGCAAGGCGAACTTGGAGAGGTCTGACCTGGAACCAGCTTTGAAAGCTCTCAAGGATAGGCTCATGACCAAGAACGTG GCCGAGGAGATAGCTGAGAAGCTTTGTGAATCAGTGGCAGCTAGTCTTGAGGGTAAAAAGCTGGCTTCGTTCACAAGAATATCTTCTACTGTGCAG ACTGCAATGGAAGATGCTCTTGTTCGTATTTTAACTCCCAGGCGCTCAATTGATATACTGAGGGATGTGCATGCTGCCAAGGAACAAAGGAAGCCGTATGTCGTCGTTTTTGTTGGTGTCAATGGAGTTGGGAAATCTACCAATTTGGCTAAG GTTGCTTATTGGCTTCAGCAGCATAACGTCAGTGTCATGATGGCTGCCTGCGATACATTTCGATCAGGAGCTGTTGAGCAGCTGCGTACTCATGCACGCAGACTCCAG ATCCCTATTTTTGAGAAGGGATACGAGAAAGATCCTGCGGTCGTGGCTAAGGAAGCAATCCAGGAGGCCACACACAATGGTTCTGATGTGGTTCTTGTTGATACGGCTGGTCGTATGCAG GATAATGAGCCATTGATGAGGGCACTGTCCAAGCTTGTCAATCTTAACAACCCAGATCTTGTCTTGTTCGTTGGAGAGGCACTGGTTGGGAATGATGCTGTTGATCAGCTTTCGAAGTTTAATCAG AAATTAGCGGACCTCTCAACTTCCCAAAACCCGAGATTGATAGATGGGATATTGCTCACTAAGTTCGACACTATTGATGATAAG GTTGGGGCTGCGCTGTCCATGGTTTACATATCTGGAGCTCCGGTCATGTTTGTCGGGTGTGGCCAGTCGTACACTGACCTCAAGAAGCTGAATGTGAAATCGATCGTGAAGACGCTCCTGAAATGA
- the LOC126591945 gene encoding APO protein 2, chloroplastic-like isoform X2: MNCSSSRVFSHGAVASFRGKGMDFLSPKFVTFGASFPAKSEFLNSYIHPALTSLDSFRFQQGGNVLQVSVKSRSSKSYALVVRSDHRYPQNSDFLKHYSKKEKKPFPVPIVELRRAARERLKSNRGKPRTPVPPPKNGLLVKTLVPVAYDVYDARITLINNMKRLLKVVPVQACRFCNEIHVGPVGHPFKSCKGANANIRKGVHEWIPNVTVDDIFLPVEAFHLYDRLGRRIPHEERFSTPRLPALVELCIQAGVDIPEYPTKRRRKPIIRISKSEFVDADESELPDLDDEGPKRPVLAEIMDSEVIVPSDEEETTLLAEETLRAWEQMRRGAKRLMKMYLVRVCGYCPEVHVGPSGHKAQNCGAFKHQQRNGQHGWQAAVLNDLIPPRYVWHVPDVNGPPLERELRNFYGQAPAVVEMCIQAGAAVPEEYRPTMRLDVGIPSTIKEAEMVV, from the exons ATGAATTGCAGCAGCTCTCGTGTCTTCTCCCATGGCGCCGTAGCTTCGTTTCGCGGCAAAGGAATGGACTTTCTCTCTCCCAAATTCGTGACCTTTGGCGCCTCCTTCCCTGCAAAATCAGAATTCCTGAATTCCTACATCCACCCGGCTCTCACTTCCCTCGATTCTTTCCGATTTCAG CAGGGTGGCAATGTACTCCAAGTTTCAGTGAAGTCGAGAAGTTCCAAATCGTATGCATTGGTGGTGAGGAGTGATCATCGCTATCCCCAGAACTCCGACTTTCTGAAGCACTATtcgaagaaggagaagaagccgTTTCCGGTGCCCATTGTGGAGCTGAGGCGGGCAGCAAGAGAGAGGCTGAAGAGCAACAGGGGCAAGCCTAGAACGCCGGTTCCACCTCCCAAAAACGGCTTGCTTGTCAAGACCCTTGTGCCAGTTGCATACGATGTGTACGATGCGAGAATTACATTGATCAACAATATGAAGAGGCTTTTGAAGGTGGTTCCTGTGCAGGCTTGCAG GTTCTGTAATGAAATTCATGTGGGGCCTGTTGGGCATCCATTCAAATCATGTAAAGGTGCAAATGCTAACATTCGTAAGGGTGTTCATGAGTGGATACCAAATGTGACCGTTGATGACATATTCTTGCCAGTTGAAGCTTTCCACCTCTATGATCGGCTTGGAAGACGCATTCCTCATGAGGAAAGATTCTCAACTCCTAGACTTCCAGCATTAGTTGAGCTCTGCATCCAGGCTGGGGTCGATATCCCGGAATATCCCACTAAAAGGAGAAGAAAGCCaatcatccgaatttcaaagAGTGAATTTGTTGATGCAGATGAAAGTGAGCTACCAGACCTGGACGATGAAGGACCCAAGAGACCCGTTTTGGCTGAAATAATGGATTCGGAGGTAATAGTCCCTTCCGATGAAGAAGAAACAACCTTGCTTGCTGAGGAAACACTACGAGCATGGGAGCAGATGAGGAGAGGAGCCAAGAGATTGATGAAGATGTATCTAGTGAGGGTTTGCGGGTATTGCCCGGAGGTGCATGTTGGTCCTAGCGGCCACAAGGCTCAGAACTGTGGGGCCTTCAAACACCAACAACGAAATGGGCAGCATGGCTGGCAGGCGGCTGTGCTCAATGACTTGATACCACCAAGATATGTGTGGCATGTTCCAGATGTGAATGGACCGCCACTGGAGCGGGAGCTCAGGAACTTTTATGGGCAAGCCCCTGCGGTTGTCGAAATGTGCATTCAGGCGGGTGCTGCTGTGCCAGAAGAATACAGACCAACCATGAGGTTGGATGTCGGGATTCCCTCCACTATTAAAGAAGCTGAAATGGTAGTTTGA
- the LOC126591945 gene encoding APO protein 2, chloroplastic-like isoform X1 gives MNCSSSRVFSHGAVASFRGKGMDFLSPKFVTFGASFPAKSEFLNSYIHPALTSLDSFRFQQQGGNVLQVSVKSRSSKSYALVVRSDHRYPQNSDFLKHYSKKEKKPFPVPIVELRRAARERLKSNRGKPRTPVPPPKNGLLVKTLVPVAYDVYDARITLINNMKRLLKVVPVQACRFCNEIHVGPVGHPFKSCKGANANIRKGVHEWIPNVTVDDIFLPVEAFHLYDRLGRRIPHEERFSTPRLPALVELCIQAGVDIPEYPTKRRRKPIIRISKSEFVDADESELPDLDDEGPKRPVLAEIMDSEVIVPSDEEETTLLAEETLRAWEQMRRGAKRLMKMYLVRVCGYCPEVHVGPSGHKAQNCGAFKHQQRNGQHGWQAAVLNDLIPPRYVWHVPDVNGPPLERELRNFYGQAPAVVEMCIQAGAAVPEEYRPTMRLDVGIPSTIKEAEMVV, from the exons ATGAATTGCAGCAGCTCTCGTGTCTTCTCCCATGGCGCCGTAGCTTCGTTTCGCGGCAAAGGAATGGACTTTCTCTCTCCCAAATTCGTGACCTTTGGCGCCTCCTTCCCTGCAAAATCAGAATTCCTGAATTCCTACATCCACCCGGCTCTCACTTCCCTCGATTCTTTCCGATTTCAG caGCAGGGTGGCAATGTACTCCAAGTTTCAGTGAAGTCGAGAAGTTCCAAATCGTATGCATTGGTGGTGAGGAGTGATCATCGCTATCCCCAGAACTCCGACTTTCTGAAGCACTATtcgaagaaggagaagaagccgTTTCCGGTGCCCATTGTGGAGCTGAGGCGGGCAGCAAGAGAGAGGCTGAAGAGCAACAGGGGCAAGCCTAGAACGCCGGTTCCACCTCCCAAAAACGGCTTGCTTGTCAAGACCCTTGTGCCAGTTGCATACGATGTGTACGATGCGAGAATTACATTGATCAACAATATGAAGAGGCTTTTGAAGGTGGTTCCTGTGCAGGCTTGCAG GTTCTGTAATGAAATTCATGTGGGGCCTGTTGGGCATCCATTCAAATCATGTAAAGGTGCAAATGCTAACATTCGTAAGGGTGTTCATGAGTGGATACCAAATGTGACCGTTGATGACATATTCTTGCCAGTTGAAGCTTTCCACCTCTATGATCGGCTTGGAAGACGCATTCCTCATGAGGAAAGATTCTCAACTCCTAGACTTCCAGCATTAGTTGAGCTCTGCATCCAGGCTGGGGTCGATATCCCGGAATATCCCACTAAAAGGAGAAGAAAGCCaatcatccgaatttcaaagAGTGAATTTGTTGATGCAGATGAAAGTGAGCTACCAGACCTGGACGATGAAGGACCCAAGAGACCCGTTTTGGCTGAAATAATGGATTCGGAGGTAATAGTCCCTTCCGATGAAGAAGAAACAACCTTGCTTGCTGAGGAAACACTACGAGCATGGGAGCAGATGAGGAGAGGAGCCAAGAGATTGATGAAGATGTATCTAGTGAGGGTTTGCGGGTATTGCCCGGAGGTGCATGTTGGTCCTAGCGGCCACAAGGCTCAGAACTGTGGGGCCTTCAAACACCAACAACGAAATGGGCAGCATGGCTGGCAGGCGGCTGTGCTCAATGACTTGATACCACCAAGATATGTGTGGCATGTTCCAGATGTGAATGGACCGCCACTGGAGCGGGAGCTCAGGAACTTTTATGGGCAAGCCCCTGCGGTTGTCGAAATGTGCATTCAGGCGGGTGCTGCTGTGCCAGAAGAATACAGACCAACCATGAGGTTGGATGTCGGGATTCCCTCCACTATTAAAGAAGCTGAAATGGTAGTTTGA